The region TCGGTCGAAAATTCAAATTCCACGAGAGATTCAATTATTTTATCTCCTTCCATTCCAAAGTAGGATGGAGGAACCGCGTTGCCCTCGGCGTCAGTAAAAGTGTCTAAATAGGAGAAATAAGTGGGTTCGTTAATTTTTTGGTACTTTCCCCGTCCCCAGAATTCTTTGCCATTGGCATCTTTAAAACAAAATCGGAATAAACCGCCTGCTTTCAGTTCTACGGATATATAGGAAGCATCCATTGTATCCGGTGACCACCAATTTTTCAACAATGCTGCATCGGTAAATTCTTTCCAGATTTTTTCAATCGGAGCATCGAATTTTCGTTCAATAATTAGCTTTTCCATTTAGAATATATTTTAAGTGCAGTTATTCATTACAAGGAGCTGTGAAGATTTGGAGT is a window of Flavobacterium acetivorans DNA encoding:
- a CDS encoding SRPBCC family protein — translated: MEKLIIERKFDAPIEKIWKEFTDAALLKNWWSPDTMDASYISVELKAGGLFRFCFKDANGKEFWGRGKYQKINEPTYFSYLDTFTDAEGNAVPPSYFGMEGDKIIESLVEFEFSTEGATTAMKLTMDNYYDTAMTADMMKGWNSMFDKLAKNL